The Natator depressus isolate rNatDep1 chromosome 8, rNatDep2.hap1, whole genome shotgun sequence genome window below encodes:
- the LRRC8C gene encoding volume-regulated anion channel subunit LRRC8C, translating to MIPVTEFRQFSEQQPAFRVLKPWWDVFTDYLSVAMLMIGVFGCTLQVMQDKIICLPKRIQPSQNHSHIPNAVPNTTPLPPPKPSTTPATVEMKGLKTDLDLQQYSFINQMCYERALHWYAKYFPYLVLIHTLIFMLCSNFWFKFPGSSSKIEHFISILGKCFDSPWTTRALSEVSGEDSEEKDNRKNNITRSNTIQPSTEGTLVKTQSLKSIPEKFVVDKGTAGALDKKEGEQAKALFEKVKKFRLHVEESDLLHAMYVRQTVLKVIKFLIIIAYNSALVSEVQFTVDCNVDIQDMTGYKNFSCNHTMAHLFSKLSFCYLCFVSIYGLTCLYTLYWLFYRSLKEYSFEYVRQETGIDDIPDVKNDFAFMLHMIDQYDPLYSKRFAVFLSEVSENKLKQLNLNNEWTADKLRQRLQTNAYNRLELQLFMLSGLPDTVFEITELQSLKLEIINNVMIPATIAQLDNLQELSLYQCSVKIHSAALAFLKENLKILSVKFDDIRELPHWMYGLRNLEELYLIGSLSHDISKNITLESFRELKSLKILYIKSNVSKIPQSAVDVSSHLQKMCIHNDGTKLVMLNNLKKMVNLTELELVHCDLERIPHAVFSLLSLQELDLKENNLKSIEEIVSFQYLRKLTILKLWYNSITYIPEHIKKLTSLERLSFSHNKIEVLPSHLFLCNKIRYLDLSYNDIRFIPPEIGVLQSLQYFSITCNKVENVPDELYFCKKLKTLKIGKNNLSVLSPKIGNLVFLSYLDIKGNHFEILPPELGECRALKRTGLVVEDTLFETLPSDIREQMKAE from the exons ATGATTCCTGTCACCGAATTTCGTCAGTTCTCTGAACAGCAGCCGGCATTCAGAGTACTGAAGCCATGGTGGGATGTGTTTACAGACTATCTCTCAGTAGCCATGCTGATGATTGGTGTCTTTGGATGTACATTACAG gtCATGCAAGACAAGATAATATGCCTTCCAAAAAGAATACAGCCTTCACAGAATCACTCTCACATTCCTAATGCAGTCCCAAATACAACTCCACTTCCTCCACCCAAACCATCCACTACTCCTGCCACTGTTGAAATGAAAGGACTAAAGACTGATTTAGACCTTCAGCAGTATAGCTTTATAAACCAAATGTGCTATGAACGTGCACTGCACTGGTATGCAAAGTACTTCCCTTACCTTGTCCTTATACATACTCTGATATTCATGCTATGTAGTAACTTCTGGTTCAAATTCCCTGGATCAAGCTCAAAAATTGAACACTTCATTTCCATACTGGGGAAATGTTTTGATTCTCCCTGGACAACAAGGGCCTTatctgaagtgtctggggaagaCTCAGAAGAGAAGGACAACAGGAAGAACAACATAACAAGGTCAAATACTATCCAACCTAGCACAGAAGGCACTTTGGTCAAGACTCAGTCTTTAAAATCGATACCTGAAAAGTTTGTTGTAGATAAGGGGACGGCAGGGGCATTGGATAAAAAAGAAGGAGAACAGGCAAAAGCACTGTTTGAAAAGGTGAAGAAATTCCGACTGCACGTTGAAGAAAGTGATCTGCTCCATGCTATGTATGTTCGTCAGACTGTACTTAAAGTTATTAAATTCCTTATCATTATTGCTTACAATAGTGCACTAGTTTCAGAAGTTCAATTTACAGTAGACTGTAATGTTGACATACAGGACATGACAGGATATAAGAATTTTTCCTGTAATCATACCATGGCACATCTGTTCTCTAAACTTTCCTTCTGCTACCTGTGCTTTGTAAGCATCTATGGACTAACATGCCTTTACACTTTATATTGGTTGTTCTATCGTTCACTAAAGGAATATTCCTTTGAATATGTTCGGCAAGAGACTGGAATTGATGATATCCCAGATGTTAAGAATGACTTTGCTTTTATGCTTCACATGATAGATCAATATGACCCTCTTTATTCAAAGAGATTTGCAGTGTTCCtgtctgaagtcagtgaaaacaaGCTGAAACAGCTGAACTTAAACAATGAATGGACTGCGGATAAATTGAGACAGAGGCTACAAACAAATGCATATAACCGGCTAGAACTGCAGCTCTTCATGCTTTCTGGACTTCCAGACACAGTTTTTGAAATTACAGAGCTGCAGTCTCTAAAACttgaaataattaataatgttatGATACCAGCAACCATTGCACAGTTGGATAATCTCCAAGAGCTCTCTTTGTACCAGTGTTCTGTGAAGATCCACAGTGCTGCCCTGGCTTTTCTGAAGGAAAATCTGAAGATCTTGAGTGTCAAGTTTGATGACATCAGAGAGCTTCCACATTGGATGTATGGGCTCAGAAATTTAGAAGAGCTCTATTTAATTGGTTCTCTCAGTCATGATATTTCCAAAAACATTACTCTTGAGTCTTTTCGGGAACTTAAAAGCCTTAAAATTCTCTACATTAAAAGCAATGTATCCAAAATCCCACAATCAGCAGTTGATGTTTCAAGTCATCTTCAAAAAATGTGTATTCATAACGATGGCACCAAATTAGTGATGCTCAATAACCTGAAGAAAATGGTTAACTTGACTGAGTTGGAGCTGGTTCACTGTGATTTGGAGCGCATACCTCATGCAGTTTTTAGCCTTCTCAGTCTCCAGGAATTGGATTTAAAGGAAAACAACCTCAAATCAATAGAAGAAATAGTTAGTTTTCAATATCTGAGAAAACTTACAATCCTAAAACTGTGGTACAACAGTATAACATATATCCCAGAGCATATAAAGAAACTCACTAGCCTAGAGCGTCTTTCCTTTAGTCACAACAAAATAGAGGTTCTTCCATCCCACCTATTCCTATGCAACAAAATCAGATACTTAGACTTGTCTTACAATGATATACGATTTATTCCACCGGAAATAGGAGTGCTGCAAAGTTTACAGTATTTTTCCATCACTTGTAACAAAGTGGAGAATGTGCCAGATGAATTATACTTTTGCAAAAAACTTAAGACTCTTAAGATTGGGAAAAATAATTTGTCAGTCCTTTCACCTAAAATTGGTAATTTAGTATTCCTCTCCTATTTGGATATTAAAGGCAATCACTTTGAAATTCTCCCGCCTGAACTTGGTGAGTGTAGGGCTTTGAAGCGGACTGGCTTGGTTGTAGAAGACACTTTGTTTGAAACTTTGCCTTCTGACATTAGAGAGCAGATGAAAGCTGAATAA